TCGTTCAATCGTAGGTATCGGAATCGGGATAAATGGGTTTGTTGATTTCCAAACCGGAAGAATCAAGAGGCGAGTGAATCAATCCTGGGATGGGGCGTATATAGGTAAAATAATTGAACAAAAAACCTCTATACCAACAATTATTGATAACAACGTCCGGACAATGGTTCTTGCAGAAAAGTTTTTCGGTTATGCTAAAAACTTGAAAAATGTACTGTTTTTATATGTAGATCAAGGAGTAGGTGCAGGATTGGTTATCGAGGGGACTCCGTATAGCATCGGCGATATGGAAATTGGCCACATATCCATTAATCTACACGGGGAAAAGTGTTGGTGTGGAAATCAGGGATGTGTAGAGCTTTATACAAACGAGGATTATATTTTATCTGAGTCTCAAAGATTGGTACCAGAAGTTTTTCAAGATGGTAGTGTAACAATAAATAAACTAGCAAAATATAAATCAATTCCCGAGTTGGAACCATTATTTAAATCTGTAGGTACTGCTTTGGGTGTTGCGATAATTAATGTGCTGAAAATTTTATCAATTGAGCAAGTGATTGGTTGCGGAAATATATTGGAAAACAAGTTGGTTTGGGAATTATTGCAAGAGACGATTCGCGAACGATACACATTCGCAAATGAGGAGCCTAAAATCAGTAAATCTTTTTTTGAAGATGATATAGGGGTAAAAGGTGCAGCAAGTTTAGGAATCTATCATTTTATAATCAAACAAGAAAATAATAGTATAGAACCGGGGAGGTTACGTAATGAAAGTCATTTACTTGGATATTGATAGTTTACGGCCAGACCACTTAGGGGTATACGGATATCCGCGCCCAACTTCACCGAATATAGATAAATTGGCTAGAGAGGGGATTTTCTTTACACATTGTTTTGCTTCAGATAGTCCTTGTATGCCTTCACGCGCAGCAACAATTAGTGGAACTTTGGGCATTAAAAATGGCATTGTTACACATGGGGATCGAGGCTTGGTTTTAAACCCGAATACGCCGACATTACCCCAATTATTGCGTGAAAATAATATTAAAACAGCAGCTATTTCCACTTTTGGCCGTCACCCATCGCCGTGGTTTTATGTAGGATGGGAAACTTTCCTAGATCCTACAGGTTGGGATTTCCAGACTACACCCGGATGGAAAATTCATGAGTATGCATCACAATGGATTGAAGAAAATGTTGATGATGATTTTGTTCTATGGGTTCAATTTTGGGATCCTCACGCAGTATATGATGCACCACAGGGTTGTGTAGAAGCAGTTCGTAACGAAAAATTTCCCGCGTATCCAACTCGCGATCAGATTGAGACTTTCCAAGGTGATAAATTTTGGCATTCGGCTCCTATGATGGGTATTTATAATTATGAAGATTATCAGAAGGTTGTTAATGAATATGATGGAGAAATTCGTTACGTTGACTATCATATCGGTAAATTAATTGAGAAATTAGAGTCACTTCATATATTAGATGATACTTTAATCATAGTATCCGCGGATCATGGGGAAGAACTTGGAGAACATGGGGTTTTTATTGAGCATTGGAGTACTTTTAATGGAACAAACCGTGTCCCCTTGATTATGCGTTATCCAAAAAAGATACCTGCCGGGATGGTATCCCATGAACTAATCTATCAAATGGATCTCAGTTCTACAATTCTGCAATATTTTAATATTGAGACTCCTTCGGAATGGGATAGCAAATCTTTATGGACACACATAAATACTACCTCTCTTGGTGAAAAGTCAGGGCGTCTGTATTTGGTTATCGGTCATGGATTATACACGGCACAGCGTGCAGTTGTTACACACGAGTGGAAATTGATTCGAACGTATCATAGCGGGCAATGGATTTTACCGGAAATACAGTTGTACAATCTTTTGGAAGATCCTTTCGAACAGAAGGATGTCAGTCAAGATCATCCTGATGTAGTAAGAATGTTAATTGGATATTTGAATGAATGGGAATATCTGAATCAAAGTGCTTCGGGAACGGATCCAATGAAGCGAAATGCCGAACAAGGCCCACCAGGTATCGAACTTTATGGAAAACAAAGTATGGAAAATTTCTTAAGGAACTCTCAGCCAATGATAACTGTACG
Above is a window of Fodinisporobacter ferrooxydans DNA encoding:
- a CDS encoding ROK family protein, with the protein product MYQLAPLSRKELSKITKLTPAAITNITSELIDEGYLCETGMTSNGKTPGRREMLLDIDPNKKKIISFHIGRKKMSCGLSNAKGIISKKTEFQIESLTMQETIGLMISYVNHVKSDRSIVGIGIGINGFVDFQTGRIKRRVNQSWDGAYIGKIIEQKTSIPTIIDNNVRTMVLAEKFFGYAKNLKNVLFLYVDQGVGAGLVIEGTPYSIGDMEIGHISINLHGEKCWCGNQGCVELYTNEDYILSESQRLVPEVFQDGSVTINKLAKYKSIPELEPLFKSVGTALGVAIINVLKILSIEQVIGCGNILENKLVWELLQETIRERYTFANEEPKISKSFFEDDIGVKGAASLGIYHFIIKQENNSIEPGRLRNESHLLGY
- a CDS encoding sulfatase family protein, with amino-acid sequence MKVIYLDIDSLRPDHLGVYGYPRPTSPNIDKLAREGIFFTHCFASDSPCMPSRAATISGTLGIKNGIVTHGDRGLVLNPNTPTLPQLLRENNIKTAAISTFGRHPSPWFYVGWETFLDPTGWDFQTTPGWKIHEYASQWIEENVDDDFVLWVQFWDPHAVYDAPQGCVEAVRNEKFPAYPTRDQIETFQGDKFWHSAPMMGIYNYEDYQKVVNEYDGEIRYVDYHIGKLIEKLESLHILDDTLIIVSADHGEELGEHGVFIEHWSTFNGTNRVPLIMRYPKKIPAGMVSHELIYQMDLSSTILQYFNIETPSEWDSKSLWTHINTTSLGEKSGRLYLVIGHGLYTAQRAVVTHEWKLIRTYHSGQWILPEIQLYNLLEDPFEQKDVSQDHPDVVRMLIGYLNEWEYLNQSASGTDPMKRNAEQGPPGIELYGKQSMENFLRNSQPMITVRTDRKPEVELY